The following are from one region of the Rosettibacter firmus genome:
- the ispD gene encoding 2-C-methyl-D-erythritol 4-phosphate cytidylyltransferase yields the protein MKTFAIIPAGGKGKRINSEIPKQYLLFNGKELITYTLHIFQKSHLIDEIIIAAQHEYFSLLNEIKQKYSFTKITNIVEGGLERQFSVFNAVKSIKANDDDLILVHDAVRPLLKESILENVINAAKNFGSAITAIKAKDTLIKGTDLIEYYIDRSDTYYVQTPQVFQYKIFLHAMEKAEKENFIGTDESMLIHNAGYRIKIVEGSSMNFKITTDDDLKLFEKLISQF from the coding sequence ATGAAGACTTTTGCTATAATACCAGCTGGTGGGAAAGGAAAAAGAATAAACTCAGAAATCCCAAAACAATATTTATTATTCAATGGGAAAGAATTAATTACTTATACTCTCCACATTTTCCAAAAATCACATTTAATAGATGAAATAATTATTGCAGCTCAACATGAATATTTCTCATTACTAAACGAAATAAAACAGAAATATTCTTTTACTAAAATCACTAACATTGTAGAAGGTGGATTAGAAAGACAGTTCTCTGTTTTTAATGCTGTTAAGTCAATAAAAGCAAATGATGATGACTTAATTTTAGTTCACGATGCTGTACGACCACTTTTAAAAGAATCAATTCTCGAAAACGTAATTAATGCTGCAAAAAATTTTGGGAGTGCTATTACTGCTATTAAAGCAAAAGATACTCTTATTAAAGGAACTGATTTAATAGAGTATTATATTGACAGATCAGATACTTATTATGTTCAAACTCCCCAAGTATTTCAATATAAAATTTTTTTACATGCAATGGAAAAAGCAGAAAAAGAGAATTTTATAGGTACAGACGAATCAATGTTAATCCACAATGCTGGTTATAGAATTAAAATTGTAGAAGGTTCATCAATGAACTTTAAGATTACTACAGATGATGATTTGAAATTATTTGAAAAACTAATAAGTCAATTTTGA
- the queA gene encoding tRNA preQ1(34) S-adenosylmethionine ribosyltransferase-isomerase QueA — protein sequence MKLSDFKYNLPKTAIAKFPVSPRDKAKLMVLNRATGEIENRIFSDIVDYMDKGDVVVVNKTKVMQARLIGKKERTNAKIEVFVLRELNKEEKIWDVIVDPARKVRIGNRIYFNDNLWCEVIDNTTSRGRTVRFNEDAGDIYKAIEKIGTTPLPPYIKREPTEQDREYYQTIFAEVDGAVAAPTAGLHFTPQLVKKIEKKGVKFVPVILHIGLGTFRPVEVEDLTKHRMDSEYYEIPEETANVINKAMQEKKNIFVVGTSTCRALESSVTADGFSKPNAGWTDKFIFPPYDFKITKKLITNFHAPESTLLMLAAAFAGYDFIMKAYKKAIKENYRFLSYGDAMLIL from the coding sequence ATGAAGCTATCAGATTTCAAATATAACTTACCTAAAACAGCAATTGCTAAGTTTCCTGTTTCTCCGCGAGATAAAGCAAAATTAATGGTATTAAACAGAGCAACTGGAGAAATAGAGAATAGAATTTTTTCTGATATCGTAGACTATATGGATAAAGGCGATGTTGTTGTAGTTAATAAAACTAAAGTTATGCAAGCTCGATTAATAGGAAAGAAAGAAAGAACAAACGCAAAGATTGAGGTTTTTGTTCTACGCGAATTAAATAAAGAAGAAAAAATCTGGGATGTTATAGTTGATCCCGCAAGAAAAGTTAGAATAGGAAATAGAATTTATTTTAACGATAATCTCTGGTGTGAAGTAATCGACAATACAACATCGCGAGGAAGAACAGTAAGATTCAATGAAGATGCTGGAGATATTTACAAAGCAATTGAAAAAATTGGAACTACACCACTTCCCCCATATATCAAACGTGAACCAACAGAACAGGATAGAGAATATTATCAAACAATATTTGCAGAAGTTGACGGTGCAGTTGCTGCACCAACTGCTGGATTACATTTTACTCCACAGCTCGTAAAAAAAATTGAAAAGAAAGGTGTTAAATTTGTTCCTGTTATACTTCATATAGGTCTTGGTACATTTAGACCAGTAGAAGTAGAAGACTTGACAAAACACAGAATGGATTCAGAATATTATGAAATACCTGAAGAAACAGCAAACGTAATTAATAAAGCAATGCAAGAAAAGAAAAATATATTTGTCGTTGGTACAAGTACCTGTCGTGCTCTAGAAAGCAGTGTAACAGCAGATGGTTTTTCAAAACCAAATGCAGGATGGACAGATAAGTTTATTTTCCCACCTTATGATTTTAAAATTACTAAAAAGTTAATTACCAATTTTCATGCTCCTGAATCAACTTTACTGATGCTTGCTGCTGCCTTCGCTGGTTATGATTTTATAATGAAGGCTTATAAAAAAGCAATTAAAGAAAATTATCGATTCCTTAGCTATGGCGATGCTATGTTAATTCTCTAA
- the lpxK gene encoding tetraacyldisaccharide 4'-kinase, whose amino-acid sequence MLKLIRIILSPFTFIYAFIIKIRNLCFDKGIFTITKVNAFIISVGNLTVGGSGKTPTVIFLAELMKKNNISTGILSRGYRRSSRGYLLVSDGKKIKTTVDQCGDEMYLIANETNLPAAVSERRVLGAKRLIEDTNVKTIILDDAFQHRWLYRDLDILIFDQRFLNKIEQTEQRLLPLGLMREPFESINRADLIIINRKFADKTELPEKLLKYFNNKKIFYGYYIPAGIFDVKTHKEFTLEEFRGQKSLVVCGIAKPYSFLSILENNNIDITNKMLFPDHKNYTLREIQSIRKKFYDTNAYSVLTTQKDAVKLTKFSKELDDIDIYYLKIEMKLENQEVFENLILNIYNNKNLTKESLT is encoded by the coding sequence TTGCTTAAGTTAATAAGAATAATATTATCACCGTTTACATTTATATATGCATTTATAATTAAAATTAGAAATCTTTGTTTTGACAAAGGAATATTTACAATAACAAAAGTAAATGCTTTTATAATTTCTGTCGGAAATTTAACAGTTGGTGGTTCTGGTAAAACTCCAACTGTAATATTTCTTGCAGAACTAATGAAGAAAAATAATATTAGTACAGGAATTTTAAGCAGAGGTTATCGAAGAAGTTCTCGTGGATATTTATTAGTATCCGATGGTAAAAAAATAAAAACAACAGTAGACCAGTGTGGAGACGAAATGTATCTTATTGCAAACGAAACGAATTTACCAGCAGCAGTATCAGAAAGGAGAGTTTTAGGTGCAAAAAGGTTAATTGAAGATACCAATGTAAAAACAATTATTCTTGATGATGCATTTCAACATCGCTGGCTATATCGTGATCTTGATATTCTTATATTTGATCAACGATTTTTAAATAAAATTGAACAAACTGAACAAAGATTACTTCCATTAGGTTTAATGCGAGAACCTTTTGAATCTATTAATCGTGCAGATTTAATTATAATCAATAGAAAATTTGCAGATAAAACAGAATTACCAGAAAAATTGTTAAAATACTTTAATAACAAAAAAATTTTTTATGGATATTATATACCAGCAGGAATTTTTGATGTTAAAACACATAAAGAATTTACTCTTGAAGAATTTAGAGGACAAAAAAGCCTTGTTGTTTGTGGAATAGCAAAACCATATTCTTTTTTAAGTATACTTGAAAACAATAATATTGATATTACTAACAAAATGCTTTTTCCAGACCATAAGAATTATACATTAAGAGAAATACAAAGTATTAGAAAAAAATTTTATGATACAAATGCATATTCTGTTTTAACTACACAAAAAGATGCAGTTAAACTAACAAAATTTTCAAAAGAACTTGATGATATTGACATTTATTACTTAAAAATAGAAATGAAACTTGAAAATCAAGAAGTATTCGAAAATTTAATACTTAACATATATAATAATAAAAACTTAACTAAAGAATCGTTAACTTAA
- a CDS encoding NAD(P)H-dependent glycerol-3-phosphate dehydrogenase, with product MRVSVLGAGGWGTTLAILLYHNGHDVTLWEYKKHYANVLDKTRENKIYLPGIKIPDEIKITHSLEDSCNNKHFIVLAIPTQYLRSVLVQMKDFNFRNTTFVNVAKGIEKDSLKTVSQIILDEIKKISPSQIGVLSGPSHAEEVSRKIPTAVVAASSDIDTAKEIQSTFITSYFRVYSSTDILGVEYGGALKNVIAIGAGIVDGAKFGDNTKAAIMTRGIAEISRLGIALGARPETFSGLSGMGDLIVTCMSKHSRNRYVGEQIGMGKKLKDILKNMKMVAEGVETSKSVYQLSIKHNIETPICTAVYKILFEELDPIKVTYELMTRDMKAENE from the coding sequence ATGCGTGTATCTGTTTTAGGTGCTGGTGGCTGGGGTACAACCCTGGCTATTCTTCTTTATCATAATGGTCATGATGTTACCCTATGGGAATATAAAAAGCATTATGCTAATGTACTTGATAAAACTCGTGAAAACAAAATATACTTACCTGGTATAAAAATCCCTGATGAAATAAAAATAACACACTCACTTGAAGATAGCTGTAACAATAAACATTTTATAGTACTTGCTATACCAACTCAGTATTTGAGAAGTGTTCTTGTTCAAATGAAAGATTTCAATTTTAGAAATACAACTTTTGTTAATGTAGCTAAAGGAATTGAAAAAGATTCACTTAAAACAGTTTCACAAATTATCCTTGATGAAATTAAAAAAATATCTCCTTCGCAAATTGGTGTTCTCTCCGGTCCAAGTCATGCAGAAGAAGTAAGCAGAAAAATTCCAACAGCAGTAGTAGCTGCATCTTCTGATATCGACACCGCAAAAGAAATTCAATCGACTTTTATTACATCTTATTTCAGAGTTTATTCATCTACCGATATACTTGGAGTAGAATACGGTGGTGCTCTCAAAAATGTAATAGCTATTGGTGCGGGTATTGTCGATGGAGCAAAGTTTGGGGATAATACAAAAGCAGCAATAATGACACGTGGAATTGCTGAAATTTCTCGACTTGGTATTGCGCTTGGTGCCAGACCGGAAACTTTTTCTGGTCTTTCTGGAATGGGAGACTTAATAGTAACATGCATGAGTAAACATAGTCGTAATAGATATGTAGGTGAACAAATTGGAATGGGCAAAAAACTAAAAGATATTCTTAAAAATATGAAAATGGTTGCCGAAGGAGTTGAAACAAGTAAATCAGTTTATCAACTTTCAATTAAACACAATATCGAAACACCTATTTGCACTGCTGTTTATAAAATTCTCTTTGAAGAACTCGACCCAATAAAAGTTACATATGAACTTATGACTCGTGATATGAAAGCCGAAAACGAGTAA
- the plsY gene encoding glycerol-3-phosphate 1-O-acyltransferase PlsY, producing the protein MLNLIFVTVLSYIVGSIPTSIIISKLVKGIDIRNYGSKNAGGTNVFRVLGWKWGLLTIILDALKGAFVVVIIARMYLDNIPFNNITPFDDFTLIQIICGVAAVIGHIWTVFAGFKGGKGIATALGFLITIITVDMLLALGIFLIVVYLSRYVSLGSLTAAVSVPIILIVRENIFGVHIPGYNTILPFIIALSLLVIFTHRKNIDRLIKGNENRISLRKHK; encoded by the coding sequence ATGTTAAATCTAATTTTTGTAACAGTACTTTCATATATCGTTGGTTCAATTCCAACAAGTATAATTATAAGCAAACTTGTAAAAGGAATTGATATTAGAAATTACGGTAGCAAAAATGCCGGCGGTACTAATGTATTTAGAGTACTTGGCTGGAAGTGGGGACTTCTAACAATAATTCTCGATGCACTTAAAGGTGCATTTGTAGTTGTAATAATCGCAAGAATGTATTTGGATAATATTCCATTTAATAATATAACACCTTTTGATGATTTCACATTAATCCAGATAATATGTGGAGTCGCAGCAGTAATTGGTCACATCTGGACTGTATTTGCTGGATTCAAAGGTGGTAAAGGTATTGCAACTGCTCTGGGATTTTTAATTACAATAATCACAGTCGACATGTTATTAGCATTAGGAATATTTTTAATTGTTGTTTATTTATCCCGTTATGTTTCTTTAGGTTCTTTAACAGCAGCAGTATCTGTTCCTATAATATTAATAGTTCGAGAAAATATTTTTGGTGTACATATACCGGGCTATAATACAATTTTACCCTTCATAATTGCATTATCTTTATTAGTAATTTTCACACATCGAAAAAATATTGACCGCCTAATTAAAGGAAATGAAAATCGTATTTCATTAAGAAAACATAAATAA
- the ppdK gene encoding pyruvate, phosphate dikinase — protein sequence MAKSKTPKYVYYFGGKKAEGTADMKELLGGKGANLAEMVNIGLPVPAGFTITTEVCTAYYKNNKKYPKELEKQVKEALAKVEKEMGAKFGDKNNPLLVSVRSGARASMPGMMETILNVGLNNETREGLIKKTNNPRFVYDSHRRLIQMYSDVVMEKAAGIEPEEGKGIRQQLEAELHKMKEAKGYKNDTELTADDLKELVEIYKAKVLEVLGKPFPEDPMEQLWGAIGAVFQSWMGKRAVAYRRLEGIPDDWGTAVNVQSMVFGNMGDTSATGVAFTRNPATGEKYFYGEWLPNAQGEDVVAGIRTPNPINEIGKSEHNAHLPSLEKAMPKTYKELNRIQKILEKHYRDMLDIEFTIQEGKLYMLQCRVGKRNGPAAVKIALDMYKEKLITKEEAILRVNPSQLDELLHPIIDPKAELSATAIAKGLPAGPGGASGQVVFSASDAVAWAKQGKKVILVREETNPEDIEGMRAAQAILTARGGMTSHAALVARGWGKCCIVGAGAIKINYSEKYFTVDGHVVKEGDWLTLNGSKGVVYLGELPMVKAAEENPDFQAFMKLCDQVRKLKVRTNADTPEDAAKARAFGAEGIGLFRTEHMFYGKNSEQPLFILRKMIVSKTEEERRKALDELFPFVKNDIKGTLEAMDGYGVTIRTLDPPLHEFVPNRQDERAKLAESLGITLDELNARADSLHENNPMMGHRGVRLGITYPEITEMQVRAIFEAAAELIQEGKKPFPEIMIPVVCDVKELKHQYDIINKVHAEVCEKFGLKKIPHLTGTMIEIPRAALTANKIAEYAQFFSFGTNDLTQMGFGFSRDDIGGFLPDYLEKKILPEDPFQSIDQEGIGTLMKIAVEGGRATRPDLKIGICGEHGGEPKSVEFCHKIGLDYVSCSPFRVPIARLAAAQAVVKEKKANAKPAKKSSKKR from the coding sequence ATGGCAAAATCTAAAACGCCAAAGTATGTTTATTATTTCGGTGGTAAAAAAGCCGAAGGTACAGCAGATATGAAAGAATTATTAGGTGGTAAAGGTGCAAACCTTGCTGAAATGGTTAATATTGGATTGCCTGTTCCCGCAGGTTTCACTATTACTACCGAAGTTTGTACTGCATATTACAAAAACAATAAAAAGTATCCAAAAGAGTTAGAAAAACAAGTTAAAGAAGCACTCGCCAAAGTTGAAAAAGAAATGGGTGCAAAATTTGGTGATAAGAATAATCCTTTACTCGTTTCTGTTCGTTCTGGTGCACGAGCTTCGATGCCAGGTATGATGGAAACTATATTAAATGTAGGATTAAACAACGAAACAAGAGAAGGACTGATTAAAAAAACAAATAATCCCCGCTTTGTATACGATTCTCATCGTCGACTTATTCAAATGTATTCTGATGTTGTAATGGAAAAAGCAGCTGGTATTGAACCCGAAGAAGGAAAAGGAATTCGTCAGCAATTAGAAGCAGAACTTCACAAAATGAAAGAAGCAAAGGGATACAAAAACGATACAGAATTAACTGCTGATGACTTAAAAGAACTGGTTGAAATTTATAAAGCAAAAGTTCTCGAAGTTTTAGGAAAACCTTTCCCGGAAGATCCTATGGAACAATTATGGGGAGCTATTGGAGCTGTATTCCAGAGCTGGATGGGAAAACGTGCTGTAGCTTATAGAAGACTTGAAGGTATACCTGATGATTGGGGAACAGCTGTTAATGTTCAATCCATGGTATTTGGTAATATGGGCGATACATCGGCTACTGGAGTAGCATTTACACGTAATCCAGCTACTGGTGAAAAATATTTCTACGGTGAATGGCTTCCTAATGCTCAGGGCGAAGATGTTGTTGCTGGTATCAGAACACCAAACCCAATTAATGAAATTGGAAAATCTGAACATAATGCACATCTGCCTTCATTAGAAAAAGCAATGCCAAAAACTTATAAAGAACTAAATAGAATACAAAAAATTTTAGAAAAGCATTACCGTGATATGCTTGATATTGAATTTACAATTCAGGAAGGTAAGCTCTATATGCTTCAGTGTCGTGTTGGAAAAAGAAATGGTCCTGCTGCAGTAAAAATTGCTCTGGATATGTATAAAGAAAAATTAATTACAAAAGAAGAAGCTATTTTAAGAGTAAATCCATCACAGTTAGATGAATTACTTCACCCAATAATTGATCCTAAAGCAGAATTAAGTGCAACTGCAATTGCAAAAGGTTTGCCTGCTGGTCCTGGTGGTGCAAGCGGTCAGGTAGTATTTAGTGCTTCCGATGCTGTAGCATGGGCTAAACAGGGTAAAAAAGTTATACTTGTTAGAGAAGAAACAAATCCAGAAGATATTGAAGGAATGAGAGCTGCTCAGGCAATTCTTACCGCAAGAGGTGGAATGACCTCTCATGCTGCTCTCGTTGCACGTGGCTGGGGTAAATGTTGTATAGTTGGTGCAGGTGCAATTAAAATAAATTATAGCGAAAAATATTTTACAGTTGATGGTCATGTTGTAAAAGAAGGTGACTGGTTAACACTCAATGGATCAAAAGGAGTTGTTTATTTAGGCGAACTTCCAATGGTTAAAGCTGCAGAAGAAAATCCAGATTTCCAGGCTTTTATGAAATTATGTGATCAGGTAAGAAAATTAAAAGTAAGAACTAATGCAGATACACCTGAAGATGCTGCTAAAGCAAGAGCTTTTGGTGCAGAAGGTATAGGTTTATTTAGAACAGAACATATGTTTTATGGTAAAAATTCGGAACAACCGCTATTTATTCTGCGTAAAATGATTGTATCTAAAACAGAAGAAGAAAGAAGAAAAGCTCTGGATGAATTATTCCCATTTGTTAAAAATGATATTAAAGGTACACTTGAAGCTATGGATGGCTATGGTGTTACAATCAGAACACTTGATCCACCATTACATGAATTTGTTCCAAACCGTCAGGATGAAAGAGCTAAATTAGCAGAAAGTCTGGGTATTACTCTCGATGAACTAAATGCTCGTGCTGATTCATTACACGAAAACAACCCGATGATGGGTCATCGTGGTGTTCGTCTCGGAATTACATATCCTGAAATTACAGAAATGCAGGTAAGAGCTATATTCGAAGCAGCTGCTGAATTAATTCAAGAAGGTAAAAAGCCATTCCCTGAAATTATGATTCCTGTTGTTTGTGACGTAAAAGAATTAAAACACCAATATGACATAATTAATAAAGTTCATGCAGAAGTATGTGAGAAATTTGGATTAAAGAAAATACCACATTTAACCGGTACTATGATTGAAATTCCAAGAGCAGCTTTAACTGCTAATAAAATTGCAGAATACGCTCAATTTTTCTCATTCGGTACTAACGACCTTACACAAATGGGCTTTGGATTTTCTCGTGATGATATTGGTGGTTTCTTACCAGATTATCTTGAAAAGAAAATTCTTCCTGAAGATCCTTTCCAATCAATTGATCAAGAAGGTATAGGTACATTAATGAAAATTGCTGTAGAAGGTGGTAGAGCAACAAGACCCGATTTAAAAATTGGAATCTGTGGTGAACATGGTGGGGAACCAAAATCAGTTGAATTCTGTCATAAAATTGGTTTAGACTATGTAAGCTGTTCACCATTTAGAGTTCCAATTGCTCGATTAGCAGCAGCACAGGCTGTTGTTAAAGAAAAAAAAGCTAATGCAAAACCAGCTAAAAAATCATCTAAAAAAAGATAA